A region of [Bacteroides] pectinophilus DNA encodes the following proteins:
- a CDS encoding DNA topoisomerase III, translating to MGKSVFIAEKPSVAQEFAKALHAQFSRKDGFLESEQYIVTWCYGHLVSMSYPEKYDEKLKRWSLDTLPFLPEKYRYEVIPSAQKQFETVKGLLNRADVSTIYICTDSGREGEYIYRLVDMMAGVKDKKRLRVWIDSQTEEEVLKGIKQAKDWSEYDNLSASAFLRAKEDYLMGINFSRALTLKYGRNISGYLRTDRTVVSVGRVMTCVLGMVVRREREIRSFEKTPFYRVIADITCGGQNGEDAAAGRSFPAEWRVTEKSRYYNTPDLYKENGFKKREKAAELIRNISGKEVAEGNAGVDNCGIISVIDSVEKKKETKNPPLLYNLAELQNDCSKLFKISPDQTLQIVQELYEKKLVTYPRTDARVLSTAVCKEIHKNIGGLRNYALARDFASEILEKKMYTGVAKTRYCDDKKITDHYAIIPTGQGFGALGSVSQTASKVYEVIVRRFLSIFYPAAQYQKISIVTTTQNESFFASFKVLVDEGYLKVTPYSFIKKKAESGNGASGDDSTENEKCDAAFFEELKKLRKGSQLPINSLTIKEGETTPPKRYTSGSMILAMENAGQLIEDEELRAQIKGSGIGTSATRAEILKKLDKNNYICINNKTQVITPAKLGEIIYEVVNASIPPLLNAELTASWEKGLTYVAEGTITSDEYMAKLEDFVSRRTNRVINLNNQAALVTYFNEVSKNYK from the coding sequence ATGGGTAAATCCGTATTTATAGCAGAGAAGCCGTCCGTAGCGCAGGAATTTGCAAAGGCACTGCATGCACAGTTTTCAAGAAAAGACGGTTTCCTTGAATCGGAACAGTATATTGTTACATGGTGCTATGGGCATCTTGTAAGCATGAGCTATCCGGAAAAATATGATGAAAAGCTTAAAAGATGGAGCCTTGACACACTTCCGTTTTTACCGGAGAAATACCGATATGAAGTTATACCGTCTGCGCAGAAACAGTTTGAGACAGTTAAGGGACTTCTTAACAGGGCGGACGTGAGTACTATATATATATGTACTGACTCGGGACGTGAAGGAGAATATATCTACAGGCTTGTTGATATGATGGCCGGCGTTAAGGATAAAAAGCGTCTGAGAGTATGGATAGATTCACAGACTGAGGAAGAAGTGCTCAAAGGAATAAAGCAGGCAAAGGACTGGTCTGAGTATGATAATCTGAGTGCTTCCGCATTCCTGCGCGCCAAGGAAGATTATCTTATGGGAATTAATTTTTCGAGGGCACTTACACTTAAGTATGGAAGAAATATATCCGGTTACCTCAGGACAGACCGCACGGTTGTATCTGTCGGAAGAGTTATGACATGTGTGCTCGGGATGGTTGTCCGCAGGGAGCGTGAGATAAGAAGCTTTGAGAAGACACCGTTTTACCGTGTTATAGCTGATATCACATGCGGCGGGCAGAATGGGGAAGATGCCGCAGCCGGACGGAGCTTTCCTGCTGAGTGGCGTGTTACTGAAAAGAGCAGGTATTATAATACACCTGACCTGTATAAGGAGAATGGATTTAAGAAGAGAGAAAAAGCTGCAGAACTTATCAGGAATATAAGTGGAAAAGAAGTGGCTGAAGGTAATGCAGGTGTGGATAACTGTGGAATAATATCAGTTATAGACAGTGTCGAGAAGAAAAAAGAGACCAAAAATCCACCGCTTCTGTATAACCTTGCCGAATTGCAGAATGACTGTTCAAAACTTTTCAAAATAAGTCCTGACCAGACACTTCAGATAGTTCAGGAGCTTTATGAGAAGAAGCTAGTTACTTATCCGAGAACTGATGCAAGAGTTCTGTCAACAGCAGTATGCAAGGAGATTCATAAGAATATAGGCGGATTGCGCAATTACGCACTTGCAAGAGATTTTGCATCGGAGATACTTGAGAAGAAAATGTATACAGGTGTGGCAAAGACGAGATATTGTGATGATAAAAAGATTACAGATCATTATGCCATTATACCTACAGGACAGGGCTTTGGGGCGTTGGGGTCAGTAAGCCAGACGGCATCAAAGGTGTATGAAGTTATTGTGAGAAGATTCTTAAGTATTTTTTATCCTGCTGCACAGTATCAGAAGATAAGTATTGTTACGACAACACAGAATGAATCCTTTTTTGCATCATTCAAAGTGCTTGTTGATGAGGGCTATCTCAAAGTAACACCATATTCATTTATAAAGAAGAAAGCTGAGAGCGGCAATGGTGCTTCCGGTGATGACAGTACAGAGAATGAAAAATGTGACGCGGCATTTTTTGAGGAACTGAAGAAACTACGCAAAGGCTCACAACTGCCGATTAATTCACTGACTATCAAGGAGGGGGAGACAACGCCTCCGAAGAGATACACGTCGGGTTCAATGATTCTTGCAATGGAGAATGCGGGACAGCTTATAGAGGATGAAGAACTTAGAGCACAGATAAAGGGCTCAGGAATAGGAACGAGTGCAACGAGGGCAGAGATTCTTAAAAAGCTCGATAAGAATAATTACATCTGTATTAATAATAAGACGCAGGTGATAACTCCTGCAAAGCTTGGCGAGATAATATATGAAGTTGTAAATGCTTCAATACCGCCGCTTCTGAATGCAGAACTTACTGCAAGCTGGGAAAAGGGGCTTACATACGTCGCAGAGGGCACAATTACTTCAGATGAGTATATGGCCAAGCTTGAGGATTTTGTTTCGAGAAGAACCAACAGGGTTATTAATTTAAATAATCAGGCAGCACTTGTTACTTATTTTAATGAAGTATCAAAAAATTACAAATGA
- the yfbR gene encoding 5'-deoxynucleotidase gives MRDRHFYAMLSRMKYINRWGLMRNTQSENICEHSLEVAFIAHALGIINNEQFGGCLDAQRMAILGMYHDVTEIITGDMPTPVKYYNPLIRDAYREVETVAKNELLQDLPDNMRPVYDSVLMETKEEEELWRYVKAADKLSALIKCIEEKRTGNMDFVSAEKETRKAVTDMHIPEADYFMDNFLPAYEATLDESTN, from the coding sequence ATGAGGGACAGACATTTTTATGCAATGTTATCTAGAATGAAGTATATAAACAGGTGGGGACTTATGCGTAATACGCAGAGTGAGAATATATGTGAACATAGTCTTGAGGTCGCATTTATTGCACATGCGCTCGGTATCATTAATAATGAGCAGTTCGGAGGATGTCTGGATGCTCAGAGAATGGCGATTCTTGGCATGTACCATGATGTTACTGAGATTATAACGGGAGACATGCCAACTCCGGTTAAGTACTATAATCCACTTATAAGGGATGCTTACAGGGAAGTGGAGACGGTTGCCAAGAATGAACTGCTTCAGGACCTTCCGGATAATATGAGGCCGGTTTATGACAGCGTGCTCATGGAGACGAAGGAAGAGGAAGAGCTATGGAGATATGTCAAGGCTGCCGATAAGCTGTCAGCCCTGATAAAATGCATAGAAGAAAAGCGAACCGGAAATATGGATTTTGTATCTGCTGAAAAGGAGACACGCAAGGCAGTTACCGATATGCATATTCCCGAAGCAGATTATTTTATGGATAATTTTCTCCCGGCATATGAGGCAACGCTTGATGAGAGTACTAATTAA
- the asd gene encoding aspartate-semialdehyde dehydrogenase, with protein MSDKLRVGILGGTGMVGQRFITLLENHPWFEVVLIAASGRSAGKRYEDAVDGRWKMQTPMPESVKDMIVYDINEVEKVAEQVDFVFCAVNMPKDEIRAIEEKYAKAEVPVVSNNSANRWTPDVPMVVPEINPEHLAVIESQKKRLGTTRGFICVKPNCSIQSYTPALHALKEFGPKLVVATTYQAISGAGKTFKEWPEMEGNIIPFISGEEEKSEQEPLRLWGKVEDGQIVKASEPVITCQCIRVPVLDGHTAAVFVNFEKKPTKEQIIKAWREFKGLPQELNLPSAPKQFIQYLEDDNRPQVKLDVNYENGMGISLGRLREDSVFDYKFVGLSHNTLRGAAGGAVLIAELLKAQGYITAK; from the coding sequence ATGAGTGACAAGTTAAGAGTAGGTATCCTTGGCGGTACAGGTATGGTAGGACAGAGATTTATAACACTGCTTGAGAATCATCCTTGGTTCGAGGTTGTTCTTATCGCAGCGAGCGGACGTTCAGCAGGAAAGCGTTATGAGGATGCTGTTGACGGACGCTGGAAGATGCAGACACCAATGCCTGAGTCAGTTAAGGATATGATTGTATATGATATAAATGAAGTGGAGAAGGTTGCAGAGCAGGTTGATTTTGTATTCTGTGCGGTTAATATGCCTAAGGATGAAATCCGTGCTATAGAAGAGAAGTATGCCAAGGCAGAGGTGCCTGTAGTATCAAATAACAGTGCTAACCGCTGGACACCTGATGTGCCTATGGTAGTGCCTGAGATTAATCCTGAGCATCTTGCTGTAATTGAGTCACAGAAGAAGAGACTCGGAACAACAAGAGGATTTATTTGTGTTAAGCCTAACTGCTCAATCCAGAGCTACACACCGGCACTTCATGCACTTAAGGAGTTCGGACCTAAGCTTGTTGTTGCTACAACATATCAGGCAATATCAGGTGCAGGCAAGACATTCAAAGAGTGGCCTGAGATGGAAGGCAATATCATTCCGTTCATCAGCGGTGAGGAAGAGAAGAGTGAGCAGGAGCCGTTAAGACTCTGGGGCAAGGTTGAGGACGGACAGATTGTTAAGGCAAGCGAGCCTGTAATCACATGTCAGTGCATCAGAGTTCCTGTACTTGACGGACACACAGCAGCAGTATTTGTAAACTTCGAGAAGAAGCCTACTAAAGAGCAGATAATCAAGGCATGGAGAGAGTTTAAGGGACTTCCTCAGGAACTTAACCTTCCGAGTGCACCTAAGCAGTTCATCCAGTATCTTGAGGATGATAACCGCCCACAGGTTAAGCTTGATGTGAATTATGAGAATGGTATGGGAATCTCACTTGGACGTCTCCGTGAGGATTCAGTATTTGACTATAAGTTCGTAGGTCTTTCACATAATACATTAAGAGGCGCAGCAGGCGGAGCTGTTCTTATTGCAGAGCTTCTTAAGGCACAGGGCTACATCACAGCAAAGTAA
- the sigE gene encoding RNA polymerase sporulation sigma factor SigE, which produces MVIKVSVPKCFQFKVVPTIKNLMFFRQGDVHYIGGSDVLPPPLEPEEEAMVIADMQGEYAEQARSVLIEHNLRLVVYIAKRFDNTGIGVEDLISIGTIGLIKAIHSYNPDKSIKLATYASRCIENEILMYLRRNSKTKAEVSIDEPLNVDWDGNELLLSDILGTDEDVIYKDIENQAERLMLGKAMEKLSDRERLIVNLRYGLTSPDEREMTQKEVADYLGISQSYISRLEKKIIRRLKKEMVKMQ; this is translated from the coding sequence ATGGTAATAAAGGTTTCGGTTCCAAAATGTTTTCAGTTCAAGGTAGTGCCCACAATAAAGAATCTGATGTTCTTCCGGCAGGGAGATGTGCACTATATAGGAGGCTCAGATGTTCTTCCTCCACCGCTTGAGCCGGAAGAAGAGGCTATGGTAATAGCTGATATGCAGGGAGAATATGCCGAACAGGCAAGATCTGTGCTTATAGAACATAATCTGAGACTTGTCGTGTACATAGCAAAGAGATTTGACAATACAGGGATAGGAGTAGAGGATCTCATATCAATAGGCACGATAGGTCTCATAAAAGCAATACATTCGTACAATCCGGATAAAAGCATAAAGCTGGCAACATATGCGTCAAGATGTATCGAAAATGAGATACTGATGTATCTGCGGCGTAACAGTAAGACAAAAGCTGAGGTATCAATAGATGAGCCGCTTAATGTGGACTGGGATGGCAATGAACTGCTGCTGTCTGATATACTTGGAACGGATGAGGATGTTATTTATAAAGATATTGAGAATCAGGCAGAGCGTCTCATGCTTGGCAAGGCAATGGAAAAACTCTCCGACAGGGAACGTCTTATTGTTAATCTCAGATATGGACTTACATCTCCTGATGAAAGAGAGATGACACAGAAAGAAGTGGCGGATTATCTTGGAATATCACAGTCATATATATCAAGGCTTGAGAAAAAAATTATCAGGCGCCTTAAGAAGGAAATGGTCAAAATGCAATGA